The Apibacter raozihei genome contains a region encoding:
- a CDS encoding porin family protein yields MKKNRKKLNKIKILTVGSLALLGGASLTAQVKQKSDTIKTSAEQKGDSKVMLNAANNTGPRDVNIGLPASVGGTTVLENGLPVVYFFWPEVPTKTWRGDAMLNKYSLYDLGQTAINIGDVGFSLSSYDNLGTDDFQGKLNLESNHYGLLRGSANVSGPINKKGLKYSAGAYVSMDPGTFNAKGLNTYYSDQAQIYKLALTQDYKFTGGTGSITALYKYANVKGIGQKYSPFIYGKNGEVSEVPGFKIGRKSYYERSGKVTLMDAFSGDLVQRDVLNDYGSQSNTIDVIGKNNFDNGLNLNYIVRYHSAKVGTYIPIMAGISKAAAGEFVYADTGEAYTGSNAQGVLILATKRTPIQSLTGTIELGKKSESSWGTHDWKVGVNEWFYDIDKYATESAMYFQEVAPNPRKLIKAGSGANVNGDFNLNGGLEYHNGRENKFAFFALDKWTVSKSFEVNVGARLEYQTLRGDYQDRNLGLQTLTGPKTKIDKDWFNQSYMVNAIYKVNEKFGLLGDLNYIEQAGHLENYNIGVDPKIKKSKIPSAGFGVFYNHPIISVVSKATYITRDEYRSTVNFSNPNNPGEVKRETTKYDIETIGWTTDIISKPFKNFELHFLLTLQDPKYKNFVGQVGFNDGSVAKYDFTDKYVTGISRVLIEIDPSYVWKDLRVWASARYFSKQYANRPNTVYFASRWETFAGLEYKINKHLSLSSTIINLLNQKGAQGDMGDADLLLTAEQAKQKEGTILSGTYIRPFTVEFGLKYNF; encoded by the coding sequence ATGAAAAAAAATCGGAAAAAGTTAAACAAAATTAAAATACTAACGGTGGGTTCGTTAGCCCTATTAGGGGGTGCCAGCCTTACTGCTCAGGTAAAGCAAAAATCAGATACAATAAAAACAAGCGCAGAACAGAAAGGTGATAGTAAAGTTATGTTGAATGCAGCTAACAATACCGGACCTCGTGATGTAAATATTGGTCTTCCTGCATCCGTTGGAGGAACCACTGTATTGGAAAACGGTTTGCCGGTAGTATATTTCTTCTGGCCGGAAGTTCCTACAAAAACATGGAGAGGGGATGCCATGCTAAATAAATATTCTTTATATGATTTAGGTCAAACTGCAATTAATATCGGAGATGTTGGTTTCTCTTTAAGTTCTTATGATAATCTTGGAACCGATGATTTTCAGGGGAAATTAAATCTGGAGTCTAATCATTATGGTTTATTAAGAGGGAGTGCTAATGTAAGTGGTCCTATTAATAAAAAAGGATTAAAGTATTCTGCAGGAGCTTATGTAAGTATGGACCCGGGAACTTTTAACGCAAAAGGTCTTAACACGTATTATTCAGATCAGGCTCAGATTTATAAATTAGCCTTAACACAGGATTATAAATTTACCGGAGGTACAGGATCCATTACTGCTCTATATAAATATGCAAATGTAAAAGGAATTGGTCAAAAATACAGCCCTTTTATATACGGTAAAAATGGAGAGGTAAGTGAAGTTCCAGGATTTAAAATAGGTAGAAAATCATACTATGAAAGATCCGGGAAAGTTACTTTAATGGATGCATTTAGCGGAGACTTGGTACAAAGAGATGTATTAAATGATTACGGTTCTCAATCAAATACAATAGACGTTATCGGTAAAAACAATTTTGATAATGGACTAAATTTAAATTATATAGTACGATACCATTCTGCGAAAGTAGGTACCTATATTCCAATTATGGCAGGTATTTCAAAAGCTGCAGCTGGTGAATTCGTATATGCTGATACAGGGGAGGCTTACACCGGATCCAATGCTCAGGGAGTTTTAATTTTAGCAACTAAAAGAACTCCGATTCAGTCATTAACAGGAACCATAGAATTAGGTAAAAAATCCGAATCAAGCTGGGGTACTCATGATTGGAAAGTTGGAGTAAACGAATGGTTTTATGATATAGACAAATATGCAACAGAATCAGCCATGTATTTTCAGGAAGTTGCGCCAAACCCTAGAAAGTTAATAAAAGCTGGATCAGGAGCTAACGTTAATGGTGACTTTAACCTAAATGGAGGTTTAGAATATCATAACGGTAGAGAAAATAAATTTGCTTTCTTTGCTTTAGACAAATGGACTGTATCCAAATCTTTTGAAGTTAATGTAGGTGCTCGTTTAGAATATCAGACGTTAAGAGGGGATTATCAGGACAGAAATCTGGGATTACAAACTTTAACAGGACCTAAGACTAAAATTGACAAAGATTGGTTTAACCAATCCTATATGGTTAATGCAATCTACAAAGTAAACGAGAAATTTGGTTTATTAGGAGATTTAAATTATATAGAACAAGCGGGACATTTAGAAAATTATAACATTGGGGTAGATCCTAAAATTAAAAAATCTAAAATACCTAGTGCTGGTTTCGGAGTATTTTATAACCACCCTATAATTAGTGTAGTATCTAAAGCTACCTACATCACAAGAGATGAGTATCGTTCAACAGTTAACTTCTCTAACCCAAACAATCCGGGCGAAGTAAAAAGAGAGACTACTAAATATGATATAGAAACAATTGGTTGGACTACTGATATAATATCTAAACCTTTTAAAAATTTTGAATTACATTTTTTACTAACTTTGCAAGACCCGAAATATAAAAATTTCGTAGGTCAAGTTGGCTTTAACGATGGTTCTGTAGCAAAATACGATTTTACGGATAAGTATGTTACAGGTATTTCAAGAGTATTAATTGAAATAGATCCTAGTTATGTTTGGAAAGATTTAAGAGTTTGGGCAAGTGCAAGATATTTCAGTAAACAATATGCAAACAGACCTAACACAGTTTATTTTGCTAGTCGTTGGGAAACGTTTGCAGGTTTGGAATATAAAATCAACAAGCATTTAAGTTTGTCTTCAACAATTATTAATTTGTTGAATCAGAAAGGAGCACAGGGAGATATGGGAGATGCAGATTTACTTTTAACAGCGGAACAAGCAAAACAAAAAGAAGGAACTATTTTATCCGGTACTTACATTCGACCGTTTACAGTTGAATTTGGCCTTAAATATAATTTTTAA
- a CDS encoding glycoside hydrolase family 3 protein, producing the protein MRKRILTAFTILSLLCVKAQHSDFILINNNNGATIGYSPTSGIKILTVDGLKFKDLNKNGKLDKYEDWRLPINERAKDLAQKMSLEQIAGLMLYSIHQAIPSNDSGFGSGKYNGKPFSLSGAQPWALSDEQKTFLKDDNLRHVLITSVKSPEVAAKWNNQMQAFVEGIGLGIPGNTSTDPRHSGQATGNTKAEFNAGAGGDISIWPDGLGLAATFDPSIVRKFGNIAAQEYRALGITTALSPQIDLGTEPRWYRIYMTFGESPELSTDMARAYIDGFQTSFGKDEIADGWGYKSVNAMVKHWPSGGPEEGGRDGHWAFGKYAVYPGSNFETHLKPFTEGAFKLDGKTSKASAVMPYYTISYNQSKDGSNYANGFNKYIITDLLRGKYGYDGVLCTDWLITHNEGKTPDEFDGKPWGVEDKTVAERHYIALMAGMDQFGGNNVMGPIIEAYKMGVKEHGKAYMRNRFEQSAVRLLKNIFRLGLFENPYLDASESAKLVGNPDFMKEGYDAQVKSVVLLKNKANLLPIKDRKTVFIPKNYYPSTKDWWGNWSSPSLDYPIDLELVKKYYNVTEDPKKADFSIVFISSPYSNNDGGGYDINDRKKGGNGYVPISLQYNSYTATDARDHSIAAGDPVIDPTIKDRSYKGKTVNVSNAMDLSTVLTTKNQMGDKPVIVVANVNRPMIFNEFESRVQGILVRFGIGEQAVMDIISGKYEPSGLLPLQMPANMSTVEKQLEDVPFDMQCHTDTEGNIYDFGYGLNWSGIIKDSRTAKYHK; encoded by the coding sequence ATGAGAAAGAGAATTTTAACTGCATTTACGATTTTATCTCTACTATGTGTCAAGGCACAACACAGCGATTTTATTTTAATTAATAATAATAACGGAGCTACCATAGGTTATTCTCCTACTTCAGGGATTAAAATTTTAACTGTAGACGGTTTAAAGTTTAAAGACCTTAATAAAAATGGTAAACTTGATAAATATGAAGATTGGAGATTACCAATCAATGAAAGAGCAAAAGACTTGGCTCAAAAAATGTCTCTAGAACAAATAGCAGGATTAATGCTGTATAGTATTCACCAGGCTATACCTTCTAATGACTCAGGTTTTGGATCAGGAAAATATAATGGTAAACCATTTTCTTTAAGTGGAGCACAACCTTGGGCTTTATCAGATGAACAAAAAACATTTCTTAAAGATGATAACTTAAGACATGTGCTTATTACTTCAGTTAAAAGTCCGGAAGTAGCTGCAAAATGGAATAACCAGATGCAAGCTTTCGTTGAAGGTATCGGATTAGGTATTCCAGGAAACACAAGTACGGATCCAAGACATTCAGGACAAGCTACCGGAAATACAAAAGCGGAATTTAACGCTGGTGCTGGAGGAGATATTTCAATCTGGCCGGATGGATTAGGATTGGCAGCAACTTTTGACCCTTCTATTGTACGTAAGTTTGGTAACATTGCCGCTCAGGAATATAGAGCATTAGGTATAACCACTGCATTATCACCTCAGATAGATTTAGGTACTGAACCAAGATGGTATAGAATTTATATGACATTTGGTGAAAGTCCTGAACTTTCAACTGATATGGCAAGAGCTTACATTGATGGTTTTCAAACTTCATTTGGTAAAGATGAAATAGCCGATGGATGGGGATACAAAAGTGTGAATGCAATGGTAAAACACTGGCCAAGTGGAGGACCTGAAGAAGGTGGACGAGATGGACACTGGGCATTTGGTAAATATGCCGTATATCCGGGAAGTAATTTTGAAACTCATTTAAAACCATTTACAGAAGGAGCATTCAAATTAGACGGTAAGACTTCTAAAGCTTCAGCTGTAATGCCTTATTATACCATATCTTACAATCAGTCTAAAGATGGCAGTAATTATGCAAATGGTTTTAATAAATATATCATTACCGACCTGTTAAGAGGAAAATACGGATACGACGGTGTATTATGTACGGACTGGTTAATAACTCATAACGAAGGTAAAACACCGGATGAATTTGACGGAAAACCTTGGGGAGTTGAAGATAAAACAGTTGCCGAAAGACATTACATCGCTCTAATGGCAGGTATGGATCAATTTGGAGGTAATAATGTTATGGGACCAATCATTGAAGCTTATAAGATGGGAGTTAAAGAACATGGAAAAGCTTATATGAGAAATCGTTTCGAACAGTCAGCTGTTAGACTTTTGAAAAATATTTTCCGTCTAGGATTATTTGAAAATCCATATTTAGATGCTTCTGAAAGTGCTAAATTAGTTGGAAACCCTGACTTTATGAAAGAAGGTTATGATGCACAAGTTAAATCTGTAGTTTTATTAAAAAATAAAGCAAACTTATTACCAATAAAAGACAGAAAAACGGTATTTATCCCTAAAAATTATTACCCGTCCACTAAAGATTGGTGGGGAAATTGGTCATCACCAAGCTTAGATTACCCTATTGATTTAGAGTTAGTAAAAAAATATTACAACGTAACTGAAGATCCTAAAAAAGCAGATTTTTCAATAGTATTTATATCTAGCCCTTATAGCAATAATGATGGAGGAGGATATGATATAAACGACAGAAAAAAAGGAGGTAACGGATATGTGCCAATTTCTTTACAATACAACAGTTACACTGCTACAGATGCACGTGACCACAGTATAGCTGCCGGAGATCCGGTAATAGATCCGACAATTAAAGATCGTTCATACAAAGGAAAAACGGTTAATGTTTCAAATGCTATGGATTTATCAACAGTTTTAACTACTAAAAATCAAATGGGTGATAAGCCTGTTATAGTAGTAGCAAATGTGAATCGTCCAATGATTTTCAACGAATTTGAAAGTAGAGTTCAAGGTATTCTAGTTCGTTTTGGAATAGGTGAGCAAGCAGTAATGGATATAATTTCAGGTAAATATGAACCATCAGGATTACTTCCTTTACAAATGCCTGCAAACATGTCTACCGTTGAAAAACAATTAGAAGATGTTCCATTTGATATGCAATGTCATACAGATACAGAAGGTAATATTTACGATTTCGGATATGGATTAAACTGGAGTGGAATAATTAAAGATTCTCGTACAGCCAAATATCATAAATAA
- a CDS encoding NUDIX hydrolase yields the protein MQNKKTFSGSGELLLKNRNEFLPGISVDNVIFGYHEGKIKILLNKFISFDKWMLPGGFIYTSESVNGAAIRILKERTGLEEVFLKQFHTFGDINRTSLDENMDLLNKHFTNSEARNKNHWLIQRYVSIGYYAFVDYTRTSIKCYDDEDIQWSDLDKIPALYSDHNKIIQTAIREICKYIAYIPIGYELLPEKFTMSDLRLIYEAFLGEKLDRRNFQRKMLSMGHLNKLDEKSEKRGVKPAVLFSFNKEKYTEGITKLLKN from the coding sequence ATGCAAAATAAAAAAACATTTTCAGGAAGTGGTGAGTTACTTTTAAAAAACAGAAATGAATTCTTACCTGGAATATCTGTAGATAATGTTATTTTTGGATACCATGAGGGTAAAATTAAAATTTTACTCAATAAATTCATATCTTTTGATAAATGGATGCTTCCCGGAGGGTTTATTTACACATCTGAATCGGTAAATGGTGCTGCTATAAGAATATTAAAGGAACGAACCGGCCTTGAAGAAGTTTTTTTAAAACAGTTTCATACATTTGGTGACATAAACAGAACCAGCCTCGATGAAAATATGGATCTTCTCAATAAGCATTTTACAAACTCTGAAGCTCGTAATAAAAATCATTGGCTTATCCAGCGCTATGTAAGCATTGGTTATTATGCATTTGTAGATTATACCAGAACCAGTATAAAATGTTATGACGATGAAGATATTCAGTGGTCAGATTTGGATAAAATTCCTGCATTGTATTCTGACCACAATAAAATCATTCAAACGGCTATTAGAGAAATCTGTAAGTATATTGCTTATATCCCTATCGGTTATGAGTTGCTTCCGGAAAAATTTACCATGAGCGATCTGCGTTTAATTTATGAGGCATTTTTGGGAGAAAAATTAGACCGTCGGAATTTTCAGCGAAAAATGCTCTCCATGGGACATCTTAATAAATTAGACGAAAAAAGTGAGAAAAGAGGAGTAAAACCTGCTGTCCTATTTTCCTTTAATAAAGAAAAATACACTGAAGGTATAACTAAATTATTAAAAAATTAA
- a CDS encoding N-acetylglucosamine kinase codes for MILLADSGATKADWIAIDTEGNRLFSSQTKGLSPEAIDKEEMLIRLNERFDISQNKEKVTKVFFYGAGCGTDNMKDIVRAALEEFFTNAEEIVVEEDTYGAVYATTPPGTHAIVCILGTGSNCSYYDGESLHQKILSLGYLLMDDCSGNKLGADLIRAYNFQTLPKVLSDKLEQEYNMDIDEIKENLYKRPNPNAYLATFAKFIIQNKDHEFIKNIIDKQIQTFIDCYIKQYDNCAEVPINFNGSIGFYLKDELERKLTENGLKLGVALRRPIDGLIEYVKSHKL; via the coding sequence ATGATTTTATTAGCAGACTCAGGAGCCACAAAAGCCGACTGGATTGCCATCGATACGGAAGGTAATCGTTTATTTTCTTCTCAAACCAAAGGTTTAAGCCCCGAAGCTATCGATAAAGAAGAAATGTTGATAAGACTTAACGAACGTTTTGATATCTCTCAAAATAAAGAAAAAGTCACCAAAGTATTCTTTTACGGGGCAGGTTGCGGTACAGACAATATGAAAGATATTGTACGTGCAGCTTTGGAAGAATTTTTCACTAATGCAGAAGAAATTGTAGTGGAAGAAGATACTTACGGAGCTGTTTATGCAACTACTCCTCCGGGAACTCATGCCATTGTGTGTATTCTGGGTACCGGTTCAAATTGTAGTTATTATGATGGTGAGTCACTTCACCAGAAAATTTTGTCGTTAGGATATTTATTGATGGATGATTGCAGCGGTAACAAATTAGGAGCTGATCTTATTAGGGCTTATAATTTCCAAACCCTTCCTAAAGTTTTATCTGATAAATTGGAACAGGAATATAATATGGATATTGATGAAATTAAGGAAAATCTTTATAAGAGACCTAATCCTAATGCTTACTTAGCAACTTTTGCAAAATTCATTATCCAAAATAAAGATCATGAATTTATCAAAAACATTATTGATAAACAGATTCAGACATTTATTGATTGTTACATCAAACAATACGATAACTGTGCAGAAGTTCCTATCAACTTTAATGGTTCAATCGGCTTTTATTTAAAAGATGAATTGGAAAGAAAACTTACTGAAAATGGATTAAAGCTTGGAGTTGCTTTAAGAAGACCTATTGATGGTTTAATCGAATACGTTAAAAGTCATAAATTATAA
- a CDS encoding SDR family NAD(P)-dependent oxidoreductase: MPRTIVITGTSSGVGLALGNYFHEKGYRVFGLSRSVSDSAKFKTIPTDITKKEEIENAFATIIKETDTIDWIINNAGKGMVGPVENATIEEIIELFSLNLGAPAVIISHVLPIMRKTNQGKIINISSIGSVMGLPFRGFYSASKSSLDMVTESLRYELKNTHIEACTINLGDIKTNIADHRIRSEISDFYKSDFEEVYDRMNVDVNTGLDPYTLAPYIEKLCLQKKRLKPHYYFGTSTQKLSVWVKSLIPQKWFEKIIAKYSGL; this comes from the coding sequence ATGCCAAGAACAATTGTAATTACGGGAACATCTTCTGGTGTCGGGCTAGCTTTGGGAAATTATTTTCATGAAAAAGGGTACCGAGTGTTTGGATTAAGCCGTTCCGTATCTGATTCAGCAAAATTTAAAACTATACCTACAGATATCACTAAAAAAGAGGAAATTGAAAATGCTTTTGCTACTATAATTAAGGAAACAGATACTATTGACTGGATTATAAATAATGCGGGCAAAGGTATGGTGGGACCGGTGGAAAATGCTACTATTGAGGAAATTATTGAACTTTTTTCTCTTAACCTGGGGGCTCCTGCCGTAATTATTTCGCACGTACTTCCCATAATGAGGAAAACCAATCAGGGCAAAATTATCAATATTTCTTCTATCGGAAGCGTTATGGGGCTTCCTTTTCGAGGATTTTATTCTGCATCAAAATCTTCGCTTGATATGGTTACAGAATCCTTACGTTATGAATTAAAAAATACTCATATTGAAGCTTGTACTATTAATTTAGGAGATATTAAAACCAATATAGCCGATCACAGAATCAGAAGTGAAATATCAGATTTTTATAAATCTGATTTTGAGGAAGTGTATGATAGAATGAATGTGGATGTAAATACCGGTTTGGATCCGTACACACTTGCCCCTTATATAGAAAAATTATGCTTACAAAAAAAGCGTTTAAAACCTCACTATTATTTTGGAACCTCCACTCAAAAACTATCCGTTTGGGTAAAATCTCTCATTCCGCAAAAATGGTTTGAAAAGATTATAGCTAAATATTCGGGATTATAA
- a CDS encoding Dps family protein has translation MASKVKNIEANIGISEENKQAVSDDLNRLLANEYFLYTKTRKFHWNVEGSHFRSLHTLFEEQYNELAEIIDEVAERIRKLGHYALGSFKQFSAVADLVEHDGEEVADAKTMLLELCDDHETIIRIIRAELIPIAEKYKDLGTSDFLTGVMEQHETMAWMLRATAK, from the coding sequence ATGGCATCAAAAGTTAAAAACATAGAAGCAAACATTGGAATAAGTGAAGAAAACAAACAAGCAGTATCTGACGATCTAAACAGACTATTGGCAAATGAATATTTTCTATATACAAAAACTAGAAAATTTCATTGGAATGTAGAAGGTTCGCATTTTAGATCATTACATACTTTGTTTGAAGAGCAGTACAATGAGTTGGCAGAAATAATTGATGAAGTTGCGGAAAGAATTAGAAAGCTTGGGCACTATGCATTAGGATCTTTCAAACAATTCAGCGCGGTGGCAGATTTAGTTGAGCATGATGGAGAAGAGGTAGCAGATGCTAAAACGATGCTTTTAGAATTGTGTGACGATCACGAAACCATAATTCGCATCATACGTGCAGAACTAATTCCTATAGCTGAGAAATATAAGGATTTAGGAACCAGCGATTTCTTAACAGGAGTAATGGAACAGCATGAAACTATGGCATGGATGCTTAGAGCTACTGCCAAATAA
- a CDS encoding DUF5856 family protein, whose amino-acid sequence MIQEKNEVKGTYDDATKNKKLGKFFGEIFSYNSSLKLYHWHVTGKGSYATHMALDEAIDTVLDTIDRLVETAYAQYGTIDITIKETPNPKDIVKHCENFYMLLQDGRDLFPDDYAQSIFDDYQEAVQQLLYRLKRLQ is encoded by the coding sequence ATGATTCAAGAGAAAAATGAAGTTAAAGGCACCTATGATGACGCTACAAAAAACAAAAAATTGGGTAAATTTTTTGGTGAAATCTTTTCCTACAACAGTTCATTAAAACTTTATCACTGGCATGTTACCGGTAAAGGTAGTTATGCGACTCACATGGCATTAGATGAAGCCATAGACACTGTATTGGATACCATAGACCGCTTGGTGGAAACTGCATACGCTCAGTATGGCACTATCGATATTACAATAAAAGAAACGCCCAATCCTAAAGATATTGTAAAACATTGTGAAAACTTCTATATGCTTTTACAGGACGGAAGAGATTTATTCCCTGACGATTATGCACAATCAATATTTGACGACTATCAGGAAGCTGTACAGCAATTGCTATATCGTTTGAAAAGGTTACAATAA
- the pgi gene encoding glucose-6-phosphate isomerase, with translation MALLKINPTQTQAWNLLEEHYNQIKNKHLRDWFKEDSNRFDKYSIQFNDILFDYSKNRIDDKTLELLLQLAEETNLKDAIEKQFSGDKINGTENRAVLHTALRNRKNTPVLVDGKDVMPEINQVLAQMESFSEAVISGQWKGFTGKEITDVVNIGIGGSDLGPLMVVEALKHYKTRLSMHFVSNVDGTHIAETLKNLNPETTLFIVASKTFTTQETMTNAHTAREWFLKSAKNESEVAKHFVALSTNEKAVTGFGIDKENMFEFWDWVGGRYSLWSAIGLSICLAVGFDNFVQLLEGANESDLHFRNAEFNQNIPVILALLGIWYNNFFNAETVALLPYEQYLHRFSAYFQQGDMESNGKYVDRDGKKVNYQTGPVIWGEPGTNGQHAFYQLIHQGTKLIPCDFLAGAQTLNKVSDQHEKLLSNFFAQTEALAFGKTEEQVVEELKQQGKSEQEINFLKPYKVFEGNRPTNSFLYKVLTPKLLGELIALYEQKIFVQGVIWNIFSFDQWGVELGKQLANNVLPELLTDEKISSHDSSTNGLINAYKKMR, from the coding sequence ATGGCATTATTAAAAATTAATCCGACCCAGACACAAGCTTGGAATTTATTAGAAGAACATTACAATCAAATAAAAAATAAACATCTTAGAGATTGGTTTAAAGAAGATTCAAACAGATTCGATAAGTATTCAATACAATTCAACGATATACTTTTTGATTATTCTAAAAACAGAATTGACGATAAAACGTTAGAGTTGCTTTTACAGCTGGCTGAAGAAACCAACCTTAAAGATGCTATAGAAAAACAGTTTAGCGGTGATAAAATCAATGGAACTGAAAACAGAGCGGTATTACACACTGCGTTAAGAAACAGAAAAAACACACCGGTACTGGTTGACGGTAAAGATGTAATGCCAGAGATAAATCAAGTTCTTGCTCAAATGGAAAGTTTTTCGGAAGCTGTCATCAGCGGCCAGTGGAAAGGATTTACCGGAAAAGAAATAACAGACGTGGTAAACATTGGAATAGGAGGTTCAGATTTAGGACCGTTAATGGTGGTTGAAGCATTGAAGCATTATAAAACAAGGCTTTCCATGCATTTTGTATCCAATGTAGACGGAACACATATAGCAGAAACGCTTAAAAACCTGAATCCGGAAACGACTCTCTTCATTGTAGCTTCCAAAACTTTTACCACTCAGGAAACCATGACCAATGCACATACGGCAAGAGAATGGTTTTTGAAATCAGCAAAAAATGAATCGGAGGTAGCCAAACATTTTGTAGCATTATCTACCAATGAAAAAGCAGTTACAGGTTTCGGAATAGACAAAGAAAATATGTTTGAATTCTGGGATTGGGTAGGAGGCCGTTATTCCCTTTGGTCAGCTATCGGACTAAGTATATGCCTTGCCGTAGGTTTTGACAACTTCGTACAGTTACTGGAAGGAGCAAACGAATCAGATTTACACTTCAGAAATGCTGAATTTAACCAAAATATACCGGTAATACTAGCTTTACTGGGAATTTGGTATAATAATTTTTTTAATGCCGAAACAGTAGCTCTTTTACCTTATGAGCAATATCTGCATCGTTTTTCAGCATACTTTCAACAGGGAGACATGGAGTCTAACGGAAAATATGTGGACAGAGACGGAAAAAAAGTAAATTACCAGACAGGACCGGTAATCTGGGGTGAGCCGGGTACCAACGGACAGCATGCTTTCTACCAGCTAATACATCAGGGAACCAAGCTTATTCCTTGCGATTTCTTAGCAGGAGCACAAACATTAAACAAAGTTTCGGATCAGCACGAGAAGCTACTTTCCAACTTTTTTGCCCAAACAGAAGCCTTGGCTTTCGGTAAAACTGAAGAACAGGTAGTTGAAGAGTTAAAACAACAAGGAAAGTCTGAACAAGAGATTAATTTTTTAAAACCGTATAAAGTTTTTGAAGGAAACAGACCAACCAATTCATTTTTATATAAAGTTTTAACACCCAAATTGTTGGGCGAGCTGATAGCTTTATATGAACAAAAAATATTTGTTCAGGGAGTTATCTGGAATATATTCAGTTTTGATCAGTGGGGAGTTGAATTAGGAAAGCAATTAGCCAATAACGTGCTTCCGGAGTTACTAACAGATGAAAAAATTTCATCTCACGACTCTTCAACTAACGGGCTTATCAACGCCTATAAAAAAATGAGATAA
- a CDS encoding glycoside hydrolase family 25 protein → METKKSLINHKKVWSVVVGLGLTGLLLTAGFYSGYIRCNYPSKKQYPIRGIDLSAHQGTIDWSKQHNKEINFVYIKATEGGDFIDKKFQENWKEAKNRNINRGAYHFFTFCNSGEVQAENFIKVVPYDSNALPPVIDLEYGGNCKLRISRSQLRKELRIFEKKLEERYHKKPIWYVTQEFYEDYIMGDSQSYRLWFRDIYSEPKIKDSRNWIFWQYANRGHQKGISTYVDLNVFNGNENEFKNLMKIE, encoded by the coding sequence ATGGAAACCAAAAAATCACTAATTAACCATAAAAAAGTATGGAGTGTAGTCGTAGGGCTGGGACTGACAGGACTATTGCTGACAGCCGGATTTTATTCCGGTTATATACGATGTAACTACCCGTCAAAAAAACAATATCCTATTCGGGGAATAGACCTGTCTGCACATCAGGGAACCATTGATTGGTCAAAACAGCACAACAAGGAAATTAATTTTGTTTACATAAAAGCTACCGAAGGAGGAGACTTTATCGATAAAAAATTTCAAGAAAATTGGAAAGAAGCAAAAAACAGAAATATAAACCGGGGAGCTTACCACTTTTTTACATTTTGTAATTCAGGCGAAGTGCAGGCCGAAAATTTTATTAAGGTTGTACCATATGATTCTAATGCGCTGCCACCTGTCATAGATTTGGAATACGGAGGAAACTGTAAGCTGAGGATATCCAGAAGTCAGTTACGTAAAGAGTTGAGAATATTTGAAAAAAAATTAGAAGAGCGCTATCATAAGAAACCCATATGGTATGTAACCCAGGAGTTTTATGAAGACTATATCATGGGAGACTCACAGAGCTACCGGCTATGGTTCAGGGATATATATTCAGAGCCTAAAATCAAAGATTCCCGAAACTGGATCTTTTGGCAGTATGCCAACCGCGGACATCAGAAAGGAATATCCACTTATGTAGATTTAAATGTATTTAACGGGAACGAAAACGAGTTTAAAAATCTCATGAAAATTGAATAA